The Dehalogenimonas sp. 4OHTPN genome window below encodes:
- a CDS encoding DUF5667 domain-containing protein has product MKQNIGIDQIFNDCLEEVASGRATVASCLERYPEYAAELESLLLTSLDISRAAAVAPPAGARMRIRYALNERMAELSRRQAKPFWRFGWANAVATFVMGLTLAGGGVAYAASGAMPDQVLYPLKLSLEEALVSLPIPSGAKLDLYTALNDRRVAEIVYLAGKGDAQTIIEVVSRIENNFTAAAAIKTGSTDSGMLTMPSFGPEKSQDATIAGSPEPPNVVQPPGASVPVTARSSQDASLADYANQQLDTLSNTPAGGSAAVQAALEKAIAAVRNGYDWLLSIED; this is encoded by the coding sequence ATGAAACAGAACATTGGCATAGACCAGATTTTCAACGACTGCCTGGAGGAAGTGGCCAGCGGCCGAGCCACCGTGGCCAGCTGCCTGGAAAGATATCCGGAGTATGCCGCTGAACTGGAAAGCCTGCTGTTGACTTCGCTGGATATTTCCAGGGCTGCCGCCGTAGCTCCGCCGGCCGGCGCCAGAATGCGAATCCGGTACGCTCTGAACGAACGTATGGCTGAATTGTCCCGCCGTCAGGCCAAGCCTTTCTGGCGCTTCGGGTGGGCCAATGCTGTCGCCACTTTCGTAATGGGGCTGACGCTGGCCGGCGGGGGTGTTGCCTATGCCGCCTCCGGGGCGATGCCGGACCAGGTCCTTTATCCGTTGAAATTGTCTCTCGAAGAGGCGCTGGTCAGCCTTCCCATCCCGTCCGGCGCCAAGTTGGATTTGTATACCGCTCTGAATGACCGGCGCGTGGCAGAAATCGTATACCTCGCCGGCAAAGGCGATGCCCAAACTATTATTGAAGTTGTTAGCCGCATCGAAAACAACTTCACCGCCGCTGCCGCAATCAAAACCGGCAGCACTGACTCGGGGATGCTCACCATGCCGTCTTTCGGACCTGAAAAATCTCAGGACGCGACTATTGCCGGGAGTCCTGAACCGCCGAATGTTGTCCAACCCCCCGGAGCTTCCGTACCGGTTACCGCGCGTTCTTCGCAGGATGCGTCCCTTGCCGATTATGCCAATCAGCAGCTTGACACCCTGTCCAACACCCCGGCCGGCGGTTCCGCCGCCGTTCAGGCGGCTCTGGAGAAGGCTATCGCTGCGGTCCGCAACGGCTACGACTGGCTGCTGTCGATAGAAGATTGA
- a CDS encoding ECF subfamily RNA polymerase sigma factor, BldN family, with protein sequence MQDEQSLIARAQARDAEAFGRLYGAYFDRIYRYVALKIGSRSEAEDLTQQVFMNALESITSYKVREVPFSAWLYRIAHNQVVDCLRKRSRRPTLELDESLPLPSEEDIAAETELKLETRELIEALKKLTPSQQEVITLRFGAEMPITEVARLLGKTEGAVKAMQHSAVAALRRIMCEPI encoded by the coding sequence GTGCAGGATGAGCAAAGTCTAATAGCGCGGGCTCAGGCGCGTGACGCGGAGGCTTTCGGCCGTTTATATGGGGCCTACTTCGACAGGATCTATCGCTATGTGGCGCTCAAAATCGGCAGCCGCTCCGAAGCGGAAGACCTTACGCAGCAGGTGTTCATGAACGCTCTGGAATCGATTACATCCTATAAAGTGCGCGAGGTACCCTTCTCCGCCTGGCTTTACCGCATCGCTCACAACCAGGTGGTGGACTGCCTGAGGAAAAGGTCTCGTCGGCCGACGCTGGAACTGGATGAATCGCTGCCGCTGCCCTCGGAGGAGGACATCGCTGCCGAGACCGAACTGAAGCTGGAAACCAGGGAATTGATAGAGGCTTTGAAAAAACTGACGCCGTCTCAGCAGGAAGTGATAACCCTGCGCTTCGGCGCCGAGATGCCGATAACCGAGGTGGCCCGCCTATTGGGCAAAACGGAGGGCGCGGTGAAGGCCATGCAGCACAGCGCCGTGGCCGCCCTGCGCCGGATTATGTGTGAACCGATATGA
- a CDS encoding DUF362 domain-containing protein → MIYSASQFTFKAPEAISRARRVLIKPSAHFAAGYPVTTSRDMITRIIKGIRWISDADIIILDGTPGGEPVKPVFQSLGYDFPRVLTLDVKDSTWVEVDNPLPKPFIVPTFWIPNIILSSDYLISVTPLKVVKGQGHFTIANLMSLLPIVKYGGGKDGWKNLHAMGLDKVLADLYFTLPFDMGIVEARQKFITDEDPLHGTAEEVGKIYMGKPFDVDLEISETMGIKADYLENIKLGRQEIEI, encoded by the coding sequence TTGATTTACAGCGCATCCCAATTCACTTTCAAGGCTCCTGAAGCGATTTCCCGAGCCCGCCGCGTCCTGATTAAGCCTTCGGCCCATTTCGCGGCGGGGTACCCGGTCACCACCAGCCGGGATATGATCACCAGGATCATCAAGGGCATCCGCTGGATTTCGGACGCCGATATCATCATTCTTGACGGAACCCCCGGCGGCGAACCGGTCAAGCCTGTTTTCCAGTCCCTGGGTTATGATTTCCCGAGAGTGTTGACTTTGGACGTGAAGGATTCCACCTGGGTGGAGGTGGATAATCCGCTGCCAAAGCCGTTTATCGTACCGACCTTCTGGATACCCAACATAATTCTGTCGTCTGACTATCTAATTTCGGTTACGCCGCTGAAAGTGGTCAAGGGGCAAGGGCATTTCACCATCGCCAATCTTATGTCGCTGCTGCCGATAGTAAAATACGGCGGCGGCAAGGACGGCTGGAAGAACCTCCACGCGATGGGGTTGGATAAGGTGCTGGCGGATTTATATTTCACTCTACCCTTCGACATGGGGATCGTCGAAGCCCGTCAGAAGTTCATCACCGACGAGGACCCGCTGCATGGTACCGCTGAGGAGGTAGGCAAGATCTATATGGGCAAGCCTTTCGATGTTGACCTGGAGATCTCCGAGACCATGGGCATCAAAGCCGACTACCTGGAGAATATCAAGCTCGGCCGCCAGGAGATCGAGATCTAA
- a CDS encoding molybdenum cofactor guanylyltransferase codes for MELSCIVLAGGRGLRFGRNKALETLDHQTLIHRTVSSLSILGTEIVVVTGPHNTELGLDTVERVRIVLDAWPGRGPLVGIYSGLLNSRSEMNLAVACDMPFLNLGLLRYMAAASSGYDAVVPRLGKGIEPLHSIYSCRCLPKIRAMLDEGVYSVSELLRRVSVRYIEADEIDRFDPERLSFFNINTEADMKRARELVRQGAENKLATGPATWSPGFEVRMKGFPI; via the coding sequence TTGGAATTAAGTTGCATCGTTCTGGCCGGGGGCCGCGGCTTGCGGTTCGGCCGTAACAAAGCGCTTGAGACGCTCGACCACCAAACCCTGATCCATCGAACAGTCTCGAGCCTTTCTATTTTAGGCACGGAAATCGTCGTCGTCACCGGTCCGCATAATACGGAATTGGGACTCGATACAGTGGAGCGCGTCCGGATCGTCCTTGATGCCTGGCCCGGGCGCGGGCCGCTGGTAGGTATCTACAGCGGACTGCTTAACTCGCGTTCCGAAATGAACCTGGCGGTGGCCTGCGATATGCCGTTCCTGAACCTGGGGCTGTTGCGTTATATGGCAGCGGCGTCCTCGGGCTACGACGCTGTCGTGCCGCGTTTGGGTAAAGGTATTGAGCCGCTCCATTCCATTTATAGCTGCCGTTGCCTGCCCAAGATCCGGGCCATGCTCGACGAAGGAGTTTACAGCGTCAGCGAACTGCTCCGCCGTGTCAGCGTCCGCTACATTGAAGCAGATGAAATTGACCGGTTTGATCCGGAACGGCTGTCTTTTTTTAATATCAATACCGAAGCCGATATGAAACGCGCCCGCGAACTTGTCCGGCAAGGGGCGGAAAATAAGCTAGCCACAGGGCCCGCAACCTGGTCGCCTGGTTTTGAAGTTCGGATGAAAGGGTTCCCGATTTGA
- the iorA gene encoding indolepyruvate ferredoxin oxidoreductase subunit alpha, which produces MERLLLSGNEAIALGACHAGLKLAAAYPGTPSTEILEAIAKFPGIYAEWSSNEAVAVEVALGACYTGVRAMACMKHVGLNVAADAFMAASTTGVRGGLVIVAADDPGIHSSQNEQDSRNYARLGKVPCLEPSDSQEAYDFARSAFQLSEEFDTPVLLRPTTRVCHSKSVVMPSPKLELERTPQFSHEPGKLVMLPGAARERWRKVLERMEKLTIYAEKSPLNRAVEGSAELGIVASGIGFQYAREVFPNASFLKLGLTHPLPDKLIRDFAGRVKKVLVIEEVEDFIEQYLRSQGITALGKEIFPRTGEFSPDIIRDSAVKAGIIDNTPAKSWPAAGLARRPPLLCPGCPHSGVFFTLSSLGHRSTLPGKKPRPPKLTICGDIGCYTLGAYQPLGVIDTCGCMGAGISQAAGMAKAGAAEKPLAVIGDSTFMHSGINSLLNAVYNQAKICVLILDNGTTAMTGHQGHPGSGLAATRQPAARVIIEELVRGAGVRNASVVDAFDLKAVRAELRRAMASSELEVIIVRGDCPTLTRKRSRPRIINTEKCDNCGACLLIGCSAIKKSESDGIIIDSGACVGGYCALCQQVCPKEAISESIGEAV; this is translated from the coding sequence TTGGAACGCCTGCTGTTATCCGGAAATGAAGCCATCGCTCTGGGCGCCTGTCACGCCGGTTTGAAACTGGCCGCCGCCTATCCCGGTACTCCTTCCACGGAGATCCTCGAAGCCATCGCCAAGTTCCCCGGCATTTATGCCGAATGGTCGTCCAACGAGGCGGTGGCGGTGGAGGTGGCGCTGGGGGCTTGCTACACCGGGGTGCGAGCTATGGCCTGTATGAAGCACGTCGGCCTGAACGTGGCCGCCGATGCGTTCATGGCGGCCTCAACTACGGGTGTCCGCGGAGGACTAGTGATTGTGGCTGCCGACGACCCGGGCATTCACTCCTCCCAAAACGAGCAGGACTCCCGAAACTACGCGCGGCTGGGCAAGGTCCCCTGCCTGGAGCCATCGGACTCCCAGGAGGCTTATGATTTCGCCCGGTCTGCCTTCCAGCTCTCCGAAGAGTTCGACACCCCGGTGCTGCTGCGACCGACGACTCGCGTCTGCCACAGTAAAAGCGTGGTCATGCCGTCGCCAAAACTGGAACTTGAAAGGACACCGCAGTTCAGCCACGAGCCGGGTAAGCTGGTCATGCTGCCGGGCGCCGCCCGAGAACGCTGGCGTAAAGTCCTGGAGCGAATGGAGAAACTGACCATCTATGCCGAGAAATCTCCACTGAATCGGGCTGTCGAAGGCTCTGCCGAATTGGGTATCGTCGCCTCCGGCATAGGCTTCCAGTATGCCCGGGAGGTCTTCCCAAATGCTTCATTCCTGAAGCTGGGTTTGACCCACCCCCTGCCAGACAAGCTGATACGCGACTTCGCCGGGCGGGTCAAAAAAGTGCTGGTCATCGAAGAAGTCGAAGATTTCATTGAACAATACCTGCGGTCCCAGGGCATCACCGCCCTTGGCAAGGAAATCTTCCCCCGTACCGGCGAGTTCTCCCCTGATATCATCCGCGACAGCGCCGTTAAAGCCGGCATAATCGACAACACCCCGGCAAAAAGTTGGCCGGCGGCCGGACTGGCCAGGCGGCCGCCGCTGCTCTGTCCCGGATGTCCCCACTCCGGAGTCTTTTTCACGCTATCGAGTTTGGGTCACCGTTCGACGCTGCCCGGCAAGAAACCGCGGCCGCCAAAGCTGACTATCTGCGGCGATATCGGCTGCTACACACTGGGAGCCTACCAGCCTTTAGGCGTTATCGACACCTGCGGCTGTATGGGCGCCGGCATCTCCCAGGCGGCAGGCATGGCCAAGGCCGGCGCCGCCGAAAAACCGCTGGCGGTCATCGGCGACTCCACCTTCATGCACTCAGGTATCAACAGCCTTCTAAACGCCGTCTATAACCAGGCTAAAATTTGCGTCCTGATACTCGATAACGGCACCACCGCCATGACCGGTCATCAGGGACACCCCGGCAGCGGCTTGGCCGCCACCAGGCAGCCGGCGGCGCGGGTGATCATCGAGGAATTGGTGCGCGGCGCCGGGGTTCGGAACGCTTCAGTGGTCGATGCCTTCGACCTGAAGGCGGTGCGCGCTGAACTGCGCCGGGCTATGGCCTCCTCCGAACTAGAGGTGATCATCGTCCGCGGCGACTGCCCGACACTGACCCGGAAGCGCAGCCGGCCGCGAATAATCAATACCGAAAAATGCGACAACTGCGGCGCCTGCCTGTTAATCGGCTGCTCAGCCATCAAGAAGAGCGAAAGCGACGGCATCATCATTGACTCCGGTGCCTGCGTCGGCGGATATTGCGCGTTATGTCAACAAGTCTGCCCGAAAGAGGCCATTTCCGAGAGCATCGGGGAGGCGGTGTGA
- a CDS encoding indolepyruvate oxidoreductase subunit beta, producing MKTQNILIVGVGGQGVVLASNLLAEAALSAGYDVKKTDTLGMAQRGGSVVSHLRFGEQVASPLIAAGEADLLIAFEKLEAIRWGHFLKTDGAAVVNDLAMPPLSVTLGSDVYPCDAEIVTALKRFTPEVHLVPGTATASRLGNAKMVNTVLLGYASNFLPIGAERLASTLEAGLPPKLRQPNLVAFETGRSMYLK from the coding sequence GTGAAGACCCAGAATATCCTCATCGTCGGCGTAGGCGGCCAGGGGGTAGTGCTGGCATCAAACCTGCTGGCCGAAGCGGCTCTATCGGCCGGCTATGATGTCAAAAAGACCGACACCCTGGGAATGGCCCAGCGGGGCGGTTCGGTAGTTTCCCACCTGCGATTCGGCGAACAGGTCGCCTCGCCTCTCATTGCCGCAGGCGAGGCCGATTTACTGATCGCCTTCGAGAAACTGGAGGCAATCCGCTGGGGCCACTTCCTGAAAACCGATGGCGCGGCCGTGGTCAACGACCTGGCTATGCCGCCGCTGTCGGTCACTCTGGGCAGCGATGTTTACCCCTGCGACGCCGAGATCGTCACGGCGCTGAAGCGGTTCACCCCGGAAGTACACCTGGTGCCCGGCACAGCCACAGCGTCCCGCCTGGGCAACGCCAAGATGGTCAACACAGTACTCCTGGGCTATGCGTCGAATTTCCTCCCCATCGGCGCCGAGAGGCTGGCTTCAACCCTCGAAGCGGGGCTGCCGCCGAAGCTGCGGCAACCCAATCTGGTTGCTTTTGAAACCGGCCGCAGCATGTATCTCAAATGA
- a CDS encoding PDZ domain-containing protein: protein MVGFDPEQLERYLAQARTAAAPPFGASVADARKITASLGLPAVSGAYIGAVKPGLPAAAAGLKPGDIITRIDTAAISSAADLDRALSGLEKGARIRITFVRDGSPRQAEGML from the coding sequence GTGGTCGGTTTCGACCCGGAGCAACTGGAGCGCTACTTGGCCCAAGCCCGCACCGCCGCCGCTCCTCCATTCGGAGCCTCGGTGGCCGATGCCCGCAAGATCACTGCCTCCCTCGGCTTGCCGGCCGTTTCCGGTGCATATATCGGGGCGGTCAAACCCGGTTTGCCAGCCGCCGCTGCTGGTTTGAAACCCGGTGACATCATCACCCGCATCGACACTGCGGCAATATCCAGCGCGGCAGACCTCGACCGGGCTCTGTCCGGGCTGGAAAAGGGCGCCCGCATCCGCATCACCTTCGTCCGGGACGGCTCGCCGCGCCAGGCAGAGGGGATGCTCTAG
- a CDS encoding GNAT family N-acetyltransferase → MTAELIIKTTRLRLKRLTIDDAGAVFAYRSLPEVCRFQSFRPAAVADAAAFIAGTAGGPDIPGTWFQLGIFHRERQVLIGDIGVHFLPGGEAELGCTLTPSFQGRGYAAEAVTEVISWLFRPPNRRCVFCTIDPGNTPSLKLAKRLGLKPAGKSVNQEHIFKIERGEWSARRVPV, encoded by the coding sequence GTGACAGCCGAGCTTATCATCAAAACCACCCGGCTCAGGCTAAAACGCCTGACAATCGATGACGCCGGGGCGGTGTTCGCCTATCGGTCGCTGCCCGAGGTCTGCCGCTTCCAATCTTTTCGCCCAGCCGCCGTCGCCGATGCCGCCGCATTTATCGCCGGTACAGCCGGCGGGCCAGATATTCCCGGTACCTGGTTTCAGCTGGGCATATTCCACCGCGAGAGACAGGTACTGATCGGCGATATCGGTGTCCATTTTCTGCCCGGGGGCGAAGCCGAGTTGGGCTGCACCCTGACTCCGTCTTTTCAGGGGCGAGGTTATGCCGCCGAAGCCGTAACCGAGGTAATCAGCTGGCTTTTCAGACCGCCGAACCGGCGCTGTGTATTCTGTACCATTGACCCCGGCAACACGCCATCGCTCAAACTGGCAAAAAGGCTCGGCTTAAAGCCAGCCGGCAAAAGCGTCAATCAAGAGCACATTTTCAAGATCGAGCGGGGAGAATGGTCTGCCCGGCGAGTGCCGGTCTAA
- a CDS encoding nitrous oxide-stimulated promoter family protein has protein sequence MQKNIPFDRSRPRLKREALTVRTMISMHCRDRHPGSGLCVECRDLEKYALDRLRHCPFGEEKTVCSLCPVHCYKPVMRQKVREVMRYAGPRMMTRHPLMAVSHLLDKRRKEPLKTLNVDA, from the coding sequence ATGCAGAAAAATATCCCGTTTGATCGTTCCCGCCCCCGCCTGAAGCGCGAAGCCCTGACCGTCCGGACGATGATCTCGATGCACTGCCGGGATCGGCATCCTGGTAGTGGTCTCTGCGTTGAATGCCGTGACCTGGAAAAATATGCCCTTGATAGACTCCGCCATTGCCCGTTCGGTGAAGAGAAGACGGTTTGTTCCCTGTGCCCGGTCCATTGCTACAAGCCGGTAATGCGGCAAAAGGTGCGCGAGGTGATGCGCTACGCCGGACCGCGGATGATGACCCGCCACCCGCTCATGGCCGTTTCTCACTTGCTCGACAAAAGGCGCAAGGAACCGTTAAAGACCCTGAATGTTGACGCTTAG
- a CDS encoding YtxH domain-containing protein: MEKGTLNGLVVGMVVGAAIGAGLGLLYAPQSGRKTRRDIQKQVEDIKEKAEDLGQNVKGRAEELSHTVKDRTGDFTHSLKKRAEDAGTAFTETAEKYRRKMMDSIT; encoded by the coding sequence ATGGAAAAGGGAACGTTGAACGGACTGGTGGTGGGGATGGTAGTCGGAGCCGCCATCGGCGCCGGGCTGGGGCTTCTATACGCCCCTCAATCGGGGCGAAAAACCAGGCGTGATATTCAAAAGCAGGTTGAAGACATTAAAGAAAAAGCTGAGGATCTGGGGCAGAACGTGAAAGGGCGGGCAGAGGAATTAAGCCATACGGTCAAGGACCGAACCGGCGATTTCACCCACTCGCTCAAAAAGCGGGCTGAGGACGCCGGGACAGCCTTTACCGAGACCGCGGAGAAGTATCGCCGGAAGATGATGGACTCCATCACCTGA
- a CDS encoding YtxH domain-containing protein yields MERGTDLGLVAGLLFGAAIGISLGLLYAPRPGRETRELLRLQADQFKCRSEALGGDLKLTAEQFGSVVREQAREVVHVLKGNGAGKIEA; encoded by the coding sequence ATGGAACGCGGAACGGATCTTGGATTGGTTGCCGGACTCCTTTTTGGGGCGGCTATAGGCATCAGTCTGGGGTTGTTGTATGCACCCAGGCCTGGAAGAGAAACGAGGGAACTGCTGCGCCTGCAGGCTGACCAGTTCAAGTGCCGATCCGAAGCGCTCGGCGGAGATTTGAAACTGACGGCCGAACAGTTCGGCAGCGTTGTTCGTGAACAGGCTAGGGAAGTAGTGCATGTCTTGAAGGGCAACGGCGCGGGGAAAATTGAGGCTTAA
- a CDS encoding AIR synthase family protein, whose protein sequence is MTELPEIGKISPEIFREIIFPRLGAKSDKVLVGPQHGVDVGITEIGGQAVSFTTDPVFIVPQYGFKRAAWFAIHIIASDSVTSGLRPKYLSIDLNLPMSMTKEELATMWDVMHRECEKMGINIITGHTARYDGCAYPMVGGATMVGVGGLDEYVSPRFARPGDRIIITKGPAIEACGIFAAMFPDLIAQRYGVTFARRAESLFFQMSVVEDALTSVTVGVRDAGVSSMHDATECGLWGGLYEVAQAAGCGARIEKEKIVIEDGVPEICRMFGIDDPYAAISEGSLIITCRPHRAAAVVNALSARGIKSSIAGELTDPEYGMILAEDGIEKPLKHPIVDPFWRAFYDAAKKQAA, encoded by the coding sequence ATGACCGAATTACCTGAAATAGGCAAGATCTCGCCTGAAATATTCCGGGAGATCATCTTTCCCAGACTGGGCGCCAAAAGCGACAAAGTACTGGTCGGTCCGCAACACGGGGTCGATGTCGGCATCACCGAAATCGGCGGCCAGGCGGTATCTTTCACCACCGATCCGGTCTTCATCGTCCCACAATACGGTTTTAAACGGGCGGCCTGGTTTGCCATACACATCATCGCTTCGGACTCGGTGACATCCGGATTAAGACCGAAGTACCTGTCCATCGACCTCAACCTACCGATGAGCATGACCAAAGAAGAATTGGCTACGATGTGGGATGTGATGCACAGGGAATGCGAAAAAATGGGCATCAACATCATCACCGGCCACACTGCCCGATATGACGGCTGCGCTTACCCTATGGTCGGGGGAGCGACGATGGTGGGCGTCGGCGGGTTGGATGAGTACGTCTCACCGAGATTCGCCCGGCCGGGAGATAGGATCATCATCACCAAAGGTCCGGCGATCGAGGCCTGCGGCATTTTTGCCGCCATGTTCCCTGACCTCATCGCCCAAAGGTACGGCGTAACTTTCGCCCGCCGCGCTGAAAGCCTGTTCTTCCAGATGTCCGTGGTGGAAGATGCCCTTACGTCTGTCACTGTCGGAGTTCGGGACGCCGGCGTCAGCTCGATGCATGATGCCACCGAATGCGGCCTCTGGGGCGGGTTATATGAGGTGGCCCAGGCTGCCGGATGCGGCGCCCGAATCGAAAAGGAAAAGATAGTTATCGAGGATGGCGTGCCCGAGATCTGCCGTATGTTCGGCATTGATGACCCTTACGCTGCTATTTCTGAAGGCAGCCTCATTATTACCTGCCGTCCGCACCGGGCGGCTGCCGTGGTGAATGCTTTGAGTGCCAGAGGTATAAAGTCATCAATCGCCGGGGAGTTGACTGATCCCGAATACGGCATGATCCTTGCCGAAGATGGTATTGAGAAGCCGCTCAAACATCCCATCGTCGATCCTTTCTGGCGGGCTTTTTATGATGCTGCCAAGAAACAGGCTGCCTGA
- the thiE gene encoding thiamine phosphate synthase, producing MMLPRNRLPETDIYAVLSSAHCRGRGNVETARLLLEAGVKIIQYREKDHPPAQNYSECRAIRDLCRQHGACFIVNDDAILARSVEADGLHLGQDDLVPKTARIIVGRQMLIGLSVSTVSQVDAAVNQTEVDYLGVGPIFEARTTKPDASQPGNLELLDYSLIRSKVPVVAIGGIGVENAAEVTARGRVTLAMISGLIGAEDIGQRVLEIRSAIGKARG from the coding sequence ATGATGCTGCCAAGAAACAGGCTGCCTGAAACCGATATTTACGCTGTCCTTTCAAGCGCACATTGCCGCGGCCGCGGCAATGTAGAGACGGCCCGGCTGTTACTCGAAGCCGGAGTCAAAATCATCCAATACCGGGAGAAGGACCACCCTCCGGCGCAGAATTACAGCGAATGCCGTGCCATCCGCGATCTCTGCCGGCAACACGGGGCGTGCTTTATCGTCAACGACGACGCTATTCTGGCCAGGTCGGTCGAAGCTGACGGCCTGCATCTCGGCCAGGATGACCTCGTCCCGAAGACGGCGCGCATCATTGTCGGCCGGCAAATGCTCATCGGCCTGTCGGTATCAACCGTTTCACAAGTGGACGCGGCGGTCAACCAAACGGAAGTTGACTATCTAGGTGTCGGGCCCATCTTCGAAGCCAGGACGACCAAGCCTGATGCGTCACAGCCGGGTAATCTTGAGCTACTGGATTATTCTCTTATTAGGTCAAAGGTGCCAGTCGTCGCTATCGGCGGCATCGGCGTAGAGAACGCAGCCGAAGTGACTGCCCGAGGTCGAGTCACCCTGGCGATGATTTCGGGCTTGATCGGCGCGGAAGATATAGGTCAAAGGGTCCTGGAGATCAGGTCAGCAATCGGTAAAGCCCGTGGATAA